The DNA region CGACCATTGTCGCAAGAGAGTCCAATCTGGTTTAAGGCCTTGGGCCTCTACGAGACACGGTGGTTCCAACGCCTCTGGGTAGTCCAAGAAATCGCATTAGCGCAACGAGCTACGGTTATCTGGGGGAGGTGCGAAATGTCGTGGCAATGGATCGGACTCGCTGCCGCAATTATTCGAACAAACTGGCACCGCATCGTGCTCAAGGACTTTAACAGAGGCAAAATGTCAGACCGACAGGTACCCGTCGGTGTGATGAACGCGTACTTTATGTACAGGATATCGCGTTCCCAGGACTATCTCGAGCCCCTTCGGTTTTCCTTCTGCGAGCTTCTTACATTGACTCGACAGTTTGGGTGCCAGGAGAAGCGAGACAAGATCTTTGGACTGCTCGGTCTAGCTACTACGGATGGTGTCAACTCGCTAATTACGCCTGACTACACGAACCCTCTTGGAGAAGTTTACCGCAAGGTAGCGTCTCTTATGATCGGCTCCAAGAATCCTCTGGCTATCTTATCTCATGTTCATCACACCGAGATCTTTGACCACCCCGGACATGCGGTCTACGCATACGATCACGACTATTCATCCCAGACTAGTTCAGCCAGAGTCACGCCTTACAAAGATTCATGGATCCCGAGATGGGATGTCAAGGGACCACAGACACTGACGCCTCTGGATGCACATCCGGATTTTGCAGCTGGTTTATCCAAACCAGCTCAGATCCGAGACGGCGTCCAAGGCGATCGACTCACAGTCCAAGGGATCATCATTGATGATGTGAAACATAAGGTCTGGATAAATCCTCAATGCTTCAAACGGCAACAATCATTGCCTTGGGAGCAAACACCAGGCCTTGAGGAAATCCTAGTGCGAACCGGCCACACACGACACACCTTGGAGAGGTTAGCTCTGACCCTGACGGCGGGCAAGAGTTGGTATGGCACTCCAATCACTGATCGCGCCGGCATGCTTGCAGATTTTGCAAATTGTCTCGTTACTGGATGGCTCTGTTGGGCGCTAGAGCCAGATGCCTTTGGATCGAAAGATGTCAAGGAAAACAGAAGTGGGAGCAAGGGGAACCAGGATAATACTGCAATTTTTTCTCCAGCGGGAGGTTTCATCACGATGTCCGATCTAGAAGAGCTGGCTACAGAAGGGAATGGtcctcttctcctggatTCGGTAACCACGGCTTGCGTTGGGAGATGTCTCTTCTCGACCGGGTCAGACATGCGAGGCGTCGGACCGATAGATACACGGCCTGGGGATATGGTCTGTATCATATACGGTACAGCTGTGCCGTTTGTTATTCGACCATGTGAGGGTAAACAAGGGTATACGCTTGTGGGCGAATGCTATGTTCAAGATCTAATGCATGGGGAAGAAGTTGGTGACGGGAGGTACAAGGAGACTTGGATCGAGTTGGTCTAGACTTGCCCGAGATCCCGTTAAGATTAGCATCAGCCT from Fusarium keratoplasticum isolate Fu6.1 chromosome 12, whole genome shotgun sequence includes:
- a CDS encoding HET domain-containing protein; its protein translation is MAGHQQTSGSGPGEYRMFNLQYAQTLSLGSQQSNFSISMTGPLISNRDMGELMSRDHGFETGFEPKVAYNQTPSEESESIRHFIVAPDGLGVPGSIYSSLYQEGQFRLLAILPGTDDAPIRCRLHICSLDDNHDTYEALSYCWRAEADCDWGVEYPSIECNGVEMAIGVNLHLALRRIRRPDSTRVVWADAICIDQSNPVERSQQVAAMGDIFRNAFRVLVWLGPNEDDDPLQSTASQALASICSIVSTWAMPTNRPVDFESARYRIQGLAQEFHGERPLSQESPIWFKALGLYETRWFQRLWVVQEIALAQRATVIWGRCEMSWQWIGLAAAIIRTNWHRIVLKDFNRGKMSDRQVPVGVMNAYFMYRISRSQDYLEPLRFSFCELLTLTRQFGCQEKRDKIFGLLGLATTDGVNSLITPDYTNPLGEVYRKVASLMIGSKNPLAILSHVHHTEIFDHPGHAVYAYDHDYSSQTSSARVTPYKDSWIPRWDVKGPQTLTPLDAHPDFAAGLSKPAQIRDGVQGDRLTVQGIIIDDVKHKVWINPQCFKRQQSLPWEQTPGLEEILVRTGHTRHTLERLALTLTAGKSWYGTPITDRAGMLADFANCLVTGWLCWALEPDAFGSKDVKENRSGSKGNQDNTAIFSPAGGFITMSDLEELATEGNGPLLLDSVTTACVGRCLFSTGSDMRGVGPIDTRPGDMVCIIYGTAVPFVIRPCEGKQGYTLVGECYVQDLMHGEEVGDGRYKETWIELV